Proteins encoded together in one Streptomyces sp. TLI_171 window:
- a CDS encoding MOSC domain-containing protein has translation MRVAALHRHPVKSLLGEEVPRARIDVHGLDGDRRRALLDLTTGRIASAKEPRSWRRLLTLRAESKDDGVRITGPDGAELDEAALGALLERPVRLIEQPPPGATLRRSVPEQVLAAGIDAEVEYTVQEFGRAAAPGSFFDFAPLHLVTTATLAGAPAARYRPNLVLDGDTEPFAENGWVGRDLHIGPDLRLRLIAATPRCAVPTLAHGDFPADPEALRRPARLNRVRPLAGMDPLPCLGVYAQILTPGTVEVGDRVTVHGDPA, from the coding sequence TTGAGAGTCGCCGCACTGCACCGCCACCCCGTGAAGTCGCTGCTCGGCGAGGAGGTCCCGCGGGCCAGGATCGACGTCCACGGCCTGGACGGTGACCGCCGCCGCGCCCTGCTCGACCTGACCACCGGCCGGATCGCCAGCGCCAAGGAACCGCGCAGCTGGCGGCGGCTGCTGACGCTGCGGGCCGAGAGCAAGGACGACGGGGTGCGGATCACCGGCCCCGACGGCGCCGAACTCGACGAGGCCGCGCTCGGCGCCCTGCTGGAGCGGCCGGTCCGGCTGATCGAGCAGCCGCCGCCCGGCGCGACCCTGCGCAGGTCCGTCCCGGAACAGGTGCTGGCCGCCGGGATCGACGCCGAAGTGGAGTACACCGTCCAGGAGTTCGGCCGCGCCGCGGCGCCCGGCAGCTTCTTCGACTTCGCCCCGCTGCACCTGGTCACCACCGCGACCCTGGCCGGCGCCCCCGCCGCCCGCTACCGCCCCAACCTGGTGCTGGACGGCGACACCGAACCCTTCGCCGAGAACGGCTGGGTCGGCCGCGACCTGCACATCGGCCCCGACCTGCGGCTGCGCCTCATCGCCGCGACGCCCCGCTGCGCCGTCCCCACCCTCGCCCACGGCGACTTCCCCGCCGACCCCGAGGCGCTGCGCCGCCCCGCCCGCCTGAACCGGGTCCGCCCGCTCGCCGGCATGGACCCGCTGCCCTGCCTCGGCGTCTACGCCCAGATCCTCACCCCGGGCACGGTCGAGGTCGGCGACCGGGTCACCGTGCACGGGGATCCGGCCTGA
- the cobC gene encoding Rv2231c family pyridoxal phosphate-dependent protein CobC, producing the protein MNQEPDLRHHGDAEVRSAGLVDLAVNVRTGTPPDWLRTRLAATLDSLAAYPDGAAARAAVAARHGRPAAEVLLTSGAAEAFVLLARVLRPRHAVVVHPQFTEPEAALRDAGHTVHRVLLTPDQGFRLRAADVPAEADLVVVGNPTNPTSVLHPAAELAELARPGRTLVVDEAFIDTDPGETQTLAGARELPGRVVVLRSLTKTWGLAGLRIGYLLAPAPLVAELSAAQPLWPVSTPALTAAELCSAPAALAEAEAAARTTAEHREHLLKGLAQLPAVRVHGEPAASFVLIELPGAAAVRDRLRTAGFAVRRGDTFPGLGPDWLRLAVRDPATTDRFLAALAAAL; encoded by the coding sequence GTGAACCAGGAGCCCGATCTGCGCCATCACGGCGACGCCGAGGTCCGCTCCGCCGGGCTGGTCGACCTCGCGGTGAACGTCCGCACCGGCACCCCGCCCGACTGGCTGCGCACCCGCCTCGCCGCCACCCTCGACTCGCTCGCCGCCTACCCCGACGGCGCCGCCGCCCGCGCCGCCGTCGCCGCCCGGCACGGCCGGCCGGCCGCGGAGGTGCTGCTGACCTCCGGCGCCGCCGAGGCGTTCGTGCTGCTCGCCCGGGTCCTGCGGCCGCGCCACGCGGTGGTGGTGCACCCGCAGTTCACCGAACCGGAGGCGGCGCTGCGGGACGCCGGGCACACCGTCCACCGGGTGCTGCTGACACCTGATCAGGGCTTCCGGCTGCGGGCCGCGGACGTCCCCGCCGAGGCCGACCTGGTGGTGGTGGGAAACCCCACCAACCCCACCTCCGTCCTCCACCCGGCCGCCGAGCTGGCCGAGCTGGCCCGGCCCGGCCGCACCCTGGTGGTCGACGAGGCGTTCATCGACACCGACCCCGGCGAGACCCAGACCCTGGCCGGGGCCCGCGAGCTGCCCGGCCGGGTGGTGGTGCTGCGCAGCCTCACCAAGACCTGGGGCCTGGCCGGCCTGCGGATCGGCTACCTGCTCGCACCCGCCCCGCTGGTCGCCGAACTCTCCGCCGCCCAGCCGCTCTGGCCGGTCTCCACGCCCGCCCTGACCGCCGCCGAACTCTGCTCCGCCCCGGCGGCGCTGGCCGAGGCGGAGGCCGCCGCCCGGACCACCGCCGAGCACCGCGAGCACCTGCTCAAGGGCCTGGCCCAGTTGCCCGCGGTACGCGTCCACGGCGAGCCCGCCGCGTCCTTCGTGCTGATCGAACTGCCCGGCGCCGCCGCCGTCCGCGACCGGTTGCGCACCGCCGGCTTCGCCGTCCGCCGCGGCGACACCTTCCCCGGCCTCGGACCCGACTGGCTGCGCCTGGCCGTCCGGGACCCGGCGACCACCGACCGCTTCCTCGCGGCGCTCGCCGCGGCGCTCTGA
- a CDS encoding cobalamin biosynthesis protein produces MAGGSDALSPAARVVLGVGLRRGAPAAELLRTADAALTALGLDRTRVALLATLDAKLFEPGLRAAAQELDVPLVGHPAAGLAAVEVPTRSARVAAAVGTPSVAEAAALASAGPGGRLLAPRTASASATVAVAALAHQPQEDNR; encoded by the coding sequence GTGGCGGGCGGATCCGACGCGCTGTCACCCGCCGCCCGGGTGGTGCTCGGCGTCGGTCTGCGACGCGGCGCCCCGGCCGCCGAACTGCTCCGCACCGCGGACGCGGCGCTCACCGCACTCGGCCTCGACCGCACCCGGGTGGCCCTGCTCGCCACCCTGGACGCCAAGCTGTTCGAGCCCGGACTACGGGCCGCCGCACAGGAGTTGGACGTGCCGCTGGTCGGCCATCCGGCCGCCGGGCTGGCCGCCGTCGAGGTCCCGACCCGGTCCGCCCGGGTGGCCGCCGCGGTCGGCACCCCGAGCGTCGCCGAGGCCGCCGCGCTGGCCTCGGCCGGCCCCGGCGGACGGCTGCTGGCGCCCCGGACGGCCTCGGCCTCGGCCACCGTCGCGGTCGCGGCGCTCGCGCACCAGCCCCAGGAGGACAACAGGTGA
- a CDS encoding alkaline phosphatase family protein — protein MTVQLGSRAKRRLTAIGSTVALTAASLGLWAATGSTAQAAALPAPDHVIVVVMENHAYSQVVGSFSAPYLNNTIKAGGANLTQSYGLTHPSEPNYYMLFSGSNQGRTDDSCVGVGSISAPNLASELIAAGKTWASYNETLPSQGSTVCSSGKYAQKHNPWFGFSNVPTNTAYTFAQFPTDYTTLPKVSFVVPNLCSDMHDCSVSTGDTWIKNNLGAYATWAQTHNSLLVVTFDEDNKLSGNRIPTLVYGQHVIPGSSTATTYNHYNVLRTLEDLAGLTAHAGNAASASDITGIWN, from the coding sequence ATGACCGTCCAGCTCGGCAGCCGCGCCAAGCGTCGCCTGACTGCGATCGGCAGCACCGTCGCCCTCACCGCCGCGTCCCTCGGCCTGTGGGCCGCCACCGGCTCCACCGCGCAGGCCGCCGCCCTGCCGGCCCCCGACCACGTGATCGTGGTCGTGATGGAGAACCACGCCTACAGCCAGGTCGTCGGCAGCTTCAGCGCCCCGTACCTGAACAACACCATCAAGGCGGGCGGCGCCAACCTCACCCAGTCGTACGGCCTGACCCACCCGTCGGAGCCGAACTACTACATGCTGTTCTCCGGCTCCAACCAGGGCCGCACGGACGACAGCTGCGTCGGCGTCGGCTCGATCTCCGCGCCCAACCTGGCCTCCGAGCTGATCGCCGCCGGCAAGACCTGGGCCAGCTACAACGAGACCCTGCCCAGCCAGGGCTCGACGGTCTGCTCCAGCGGCAAGTACGCGCAGAAGCACAACCCGTGGTTCGGCTTCTCCAACGTGCCGACCAACACCGCGTACACCTTCGCCCAGTTCCCCACCGACTACACCACGCTGCCGAAGGTCTCCTTCGTGGTGCCGAACCTGTGCAGCGACATGCACGACTGCTCGGTGAGCACCGGCGACACCTGGATCAAGAACAACCTGGGCGCGTACGCCACCTGGGCGCAGACCCACAACAGCCTCCTGGTCGTCACCTTCGACGAGGACAACAAGCTGTCCGGCAACCGGATCCCCACCCTGGTCTACGGCCAGCACGTGATCCCGGGCTCCAGCACCGCCACCACCTACAACCACTACAACGTGCTGCGCACCCTGGAGGACCTGGCGGGCCTGACCGCCCACGCCGGCAACGCCGCCTCCGCCTCCGACATCACCGGCATCTGGAACTGA
- a CDS encoding MFS transporter — protein sequence MYLADARSTKSDRAAAVVPGTRPGRRAAVPGTVLALGAVSLVTDVSSEMVSAVLPLYVVAALGLSPLGFGLLDGINNGVGALVRLLGGHLADRGGRGHKLVAGLGYGLSAFCKPLLLFVHTLPLISGVLAIDRTGKGLRTAPRDAMISLATEPEHRGRAFGVHRAMDTTGALIGPLLAFAVLRVADDRAERTSYSAVFTVSGCVAVLGVLLLVLFVPARITRPGAAADTPSGPRPTLRDALALLGRPELRRLTLAAVLLGLTTVSDSFLYLLLQRELGLPAHLFPLLPLGTAAAFLLLAVPLGTVADRIGRRVLFLLGHAVLLGGYAVVLSPLRGGAAAVVVLLLHGTFYAATDGVLAAATAATVPDGQQGAGQALVGTGQALARFACSLAFGAAWSLWGGRTALAATAAALAVAAVAATVLLRDPGAPARAAD from the coding sequence ATGTACCTCGCGGACGCCCGCTCCACCAAGAGTGACCGCGCCGCGGCCGTCGTCCCGGGCACCCGCCCGGGGCGGCGCGCCGCCGTCCCCGGCACCGTGCTCGCCCTGGGTGCGGTCAGCCTGGTCACCGACGTCTCCTCCGAGATGGTCAGCGCGGTCCTGCCCCTGTACGTGGTCGCCGCGCTGGGCCTGTCCCCGCTCGGCTTCGGCCTGCTCGACGGCATCAACAACGGTGTCGGCGCGCTGGTCCGGCTGCTCGGCGGCCACCTCGCCGACCGCGGCGGACGCGGCCACAAGCTGGTCGCCGGGCTGGGCTACGGCCTGTCCGCGTTCTGCAAGCCGCTGCTGCTGTTCGTCCACACCCTCCCGCTGATCAGCGGCGTGCTCGCGATCGACCGCACCGGCAAGGGCCTGCGCACCGCCCCCCGGGACGCGATGATCTCGCTCGCCACCGAGCCCGAGCACCGCGGCCGCGCGTTCGGCGTGCACCGCGCGATGGACACCACCGGCGCGCTGATCGGCCCGCTGCTCGCCTTCGCGGTCCTCCGGGTCGCCGACGACCGGGCCGAACGCACCAGCTACAGCGCGGTGTTCACGGTCTCCGGCTGCGTCGCCGTGCTCGGCGTACTGCTGCTGGTGCTGTTCGTCCCCGCCCGGATCACCCGCCCCGGCGCCGCCGCCGACACCCCGTCCGGCCCCCGGCCGACCCTGCGCGACGCGCTCGCCCTGCTCGGCCGGCCCGAACTGCGCCGGCTCACCCTGGCCGCCGTCCTGCTCGGCCTGACCACGGTCAGCGACTCCTTCCTGTACCTGCTGCTGCAGCGCGAACTCGGCCTGCCCGCGCACCTGTTCCCGCTGCTGCCGCTCGGCACCGCCGCGGCGTTCCTGCTGCTGGCCGTCCCGCTCGGCACGGTCGCCGACCGGATCGGCCGCCGGGTGCTGTTCCTGCTCGGCCACGCCGTCCTGCTGGGCGGCTACGCCGTGGTGCTCTCCCCGCTGCGCGGCGGCGCCGCCGCGGTGGTCGTCCTGCTGCTGCACGGCACCTTCTACGCGGCGACCGACGGCGTGCTCGCCGCCGCCACCGCCGCCACCGTCCCCGACGGCCAGCAGGGCGCCGGCCAGGCCCTGGTCGGCACCGGACAGGCCCTCGCCCGGTTCGCCTGCTCGCTCGCCTTCGGCGCCGCCTGGTCCCTCTGGGGCGGCCGCACCGCGCTGGCCGCGACCGCCGCCGCCCTCGCGGTCGCCGCCGTCGCCGCCACCGTCCTGCTCCGCGACCCGGGTGCCCCCGCCCGCGCCGCCGACTGA
- a CDS encoding TolB-like translocation protein yields the protein MTAPATVDPVSETPEPGTDGGPSVRRKLLVLVIAVLLLAGIGTGAVRYAADRSGRRDQEQAGGPPVQEGPVTLAPTGRQLLMRNLAWGPHRDEVTAVPAADPDGPRTASGVKCLRFFAAAGTGVCLQAEHGALDDTYHASVLDSSLHEVKRFPAPGIPSRARVAPSGHLAAWTVFVSGDSYAGTDFSTRTAIVDTRTWQFYDNLETFQVIRDGRAVQASDTNVWGVTFADDSTFYATVATGGRTYLVRGDLPARTLTTLHQNVECPSLSPDGTRIAYKKRVEGADPAAPWRLYVLDLATMAETPTAEQRNIDDQALWSDARTLMYSLPGDYGSDLWTVAADGTGAPARLVRSAVAPAYLG from the coding sequence ATGACCGCTCCCGCGACCGTCGACCCCGTCTCCGAGACGCCCGAGCCCGGGACGGACGGCGGCCCGTCCGTCCGCCGCAAGCTGCTGGTGCTGGTGATCGCGGTGCTGCTGCTGGCCGGCATCGGCACCGGCGCGGTCCGGTACGCCGCCGACCGGTCCGGGCGCCGCGACCAGGAACAGGCCGGCGGGCCGCCGGTGCAGGAGGGCCCGGTCACCCTCGCCCCGACGGGCCGTCAGCTGCTGATGCGCAACCTCGCCTGGGGCCCGCACCGGGACGAGGTCACCGCCGTGCCCGCCGCCGACCCGGACGGCCCGCGCACCGCGTCCGGCGTGAAGTGCCTGCGCTTCTTCGCCGCCGCCGGCACCGGCGTCTGCCTGCAGGCCGAGCACGGCGCGCTCGACGACACCTACCACGCGTCGGTGCTGGACTCCTCGCTGCACGAGGTCAAGCGCTTCCCCGCCCCCGGCATCCCCAGCCGGGCCCGGGTCGCCCCGTCCGGGCACCTGGCCGCCTGGACGGTGTTCGTCAGCGGCGACTCCTACGCGGGCACCGACTTCTCCACCCGTACCGCCATCGTCGACACCCGCACCTGGCAGTTCTACGACAACCTGGAGACCTTCCAGGTGATCCGGGACGGCCGCGCCGTGCAGGCCTCCGACACCAACGTCTGGGGCGTCACCTTCGCCGACGACAGCACCTTCTACGCCACCGTCGCCACCGGCGGCCGGACCTACCTGGTCCGCGGCGACCTCCCCGCCCGCACGCTCACCACCCTGCACCAGAACGTCGAATGCCCGTCGCTCTCCCCGGACGGCACCCGGATCGCCTACAAGAAGCGGGTCGAGGGCGCCGACCCGGCCGCGCCGTGGCGGCTGTACGTGCTGGACCTGGCCACCATGGCCGAGACCCCGACCGCCGAGCAGCGCAACATCGACGACCAGGCCCTGTGGTCCGACGCCCGCACCCTGATGTACTCGCTCCCCGGCGACTACGGCTCCGACCTGTGGACCGTCGCCGCGGACGGCACCGGCGCCCCCGCCCGGCTGGTCCGCTCCGCCGTCGCCCCCGCCTACCTGGGCTGA
- a CDS encoding GbsR/MarR family transcriptional regulator — MAGERDQAVVGEFVERFATVLVEAGFPRMPARVFSALLTADSGRLGAAELGELLQVSPAAVSGAVRYLAQVELVGREREPGSRRERYRLHDHVWYEATANSDRTLVRWEAGLAEGVEALGPDTPAGRRLAESLEFFAFLRVELAQMMERWRARQA, encoded by the coding sequence GTGGCGGGCGAGCGGGATCAGGCCGTGGTGGGCGAGTTCGTCGAGCGGTTCGCCACGGTGCTGGTGGAGGCCGGGTTCCCGCGGATGCCGGCCCGGGTGTTCAGTGCCCTGCTGACCGCCGACTCGGGGCGGCTGGGCGCCGCCGAACTGGGCGAGCTGCTGCAGGTCTCCCCCGCCGCGGTGTCCGGCGCGGTGCGCTACCTCGCCCAGGTCGAGCTGGTCGGCCGGGAGCGCGAGCCCGGCTCCCGGCGCGAGCGCTACCGCCTCCACGACCACGTCTGGTACGAGGCGACCGCCAACAGCGACCGCACCCTGGTCCGTTGGGAGGCCGGCCTCGCCGAGGGCGTGGAGGCGCTCGGCCCGGACACCCCGGCCGGCCGCCGGCTCGCCGAGTCGCTGGAGTTCTTCGCCTTCCTGCGGGTCGAGCTCGCGCAGATGATGGAGCGCTGGCGCGCCCGGCAGGCCTGA
- a CDS encoding ABC transporter ATP-binding protein yields the protein MTTAISVSGLVKTFGRTRALDGLDLTVEQGEVHGFLGPNGSGKSTTIRVLLGLLRADSGAVTLLGGDPWHDAVPLHRRLAYVPGDVTLWRNLSGGEAIDLLARLRGGLDPARRAALLERFELDPTKKGRSYSKGNRQKVALVAAFASDVDLLILDEPTSGLDPLMEEVFRECVAEARDRGATVLLSSHILSEVEALCDRVSIIRAGRTVETGTLADLRHLTRTAIDAELTGPPPRPAYVHDLTVDGHRLRCQVDTDRLGDLLTELNAAGVRTLTSRPPTLEELFLRHYESGPGEHGTDEPSPVAVR from the coding sequence ATGACAACCGCCATCTCGGTGTCCGGCCTGGTGAAGACCTTCGGCCGCACCCGCGCCCTGGACGGCTTGGACCTGACGGTCGAGCAGGGCGAGGTCCACGGGTTCCTGGGGCCCAACGGCTCCGGCAAGTCCACCACCATCCGCGTGCTGCTCGGCCTGCTGCGCGCCGACTCCGGCGCCGTCACCCTGCTCGGCGGCGACCCCTGGCACGACGCGGTGCCGCTGCACCGCCGCCTCGCCTACGTGCCCGGTGACGTGACGCTGTGGCGGAACCTCTCCGGCGGGGAGGCCATCGACCTGCTGGCCCGGCTGCGCGGCGGGCTCGACCCCGCCCGCCGGGCCGCGCTGCTGGAGCGATTCGAGCTGGACCCGACCAAGAAGGGCCGCAGCTACTCGAAGGGCAACCGGCAGAAGGTCGCACTCGTCGCGGCGTTCGCCTCCGACGTCGACCTGCTGATCCTGGACGAGCCGACCTCGGGACTGGACCCGCTGATGGAGGAGGTCTTCCGGGAGTGCGTCGCCGAGGCCCGCGACCGGGGCGCCACGGTGCTGCTGTCCAGTCACATCCTGTCCGAGGTCGAGGCGTTGTGCGACCGGGTGTCGATCATCCGGGCCGGCCGCACCGTGGAGACCGGCACCCTCGCCGACCTGCGGCACCTCACCCGCACCGCGATCGACGCGGAACTCACCGGCCCGCCGCCGCGCCCCGCCTACGTGCACGACCTGACCGTCGACGGCCACCGGCTGCGCTGCCAGGTCGACACCGACCGGCTCGGCGACCTGCTCACCGAACTCAACGCCGCCGGCGTGCGCACCCTGACCAGCCGCCCGCCCACGCTGGAGGAGCTGTTCCTGCGGCACTACGAGAGCGGCCCCGGCGAGCACGGCACCGACGAACCGTCACCGGTGGCCGTCCGATGA
- a CDS encoding ABC transporter permease, with protein sequence MSGYALTGTGTLYRLALRRDRIALPVWVYVGTGMVASTAFSFRKLYGDEAARRTFAAGIDGNGSLRALYGPIFDGSTLGGLTAWRMGVFGTVLAGLMSTLLVVRHTRAEEEDGRLELIGAGAVGRRAPLTAALAAALTANAALAALVAAALLAAGQATAGAVAFGLALGATGLCFAALAAVAAQLAGTARAANGLAGAAIGAAFVLRAVGDSGDGAAWVSWLSPIGWSEQVRAFAGNRWWVLALPLAGAALLILLARALVERRDLGAGLLPQRPGPATAAPGFAGAAALARRLQRGPLLGWTLAFAAGGAVFGGVAKGVVDLVGDNRQMTDLMARLGGQQGVLDAYLSTVASVFGMTAAVYAVQTVLRLRAEESGGRAEPVLAGAVSRLGWAAGHLLFPLLGSAVLLAAAGVGAGLAEGAALGDGTGPAVGRMLGATLVQLPAVWLTAAVALAVYGLLPRWAAAGWAGFAVFVLVAWLGPILQLDQWVLDLSPFSHLPHLPGGQVEAAPLVRLTALTALTAAAGLAGLRRRDLG encoded by the coding sequence ATGAGCGGCTACGCGCTGACCGGCACCGGCACCCTCTACCGGCTCGCACTGCGCCGCGACCGGATCGCCCTCCCGGTGTGGGTGTACGTCGGCACCGGCATGGTCGCCTCCACCGCCTTCTCCTTCCGCAAGCTGTACGGCGACGAGGCCGCCCGCCGGACGTTCGCCGCGGGCATCGACGGCAACGGCTCGCTGCGCGCCCTGTACGGCCCGATCTTCGACGGCTCCACCCTCGGCGGTCTGACCGCCTGGCGGATGGGCGTCTTCGGGACGGTGCTGGCCGGGCTGATGTCGACGCTGCTGGTGGTCCGGCACACCCGCGCCGAGGAGGAGGACGGCCGGCTGGAGCTGATCGGCGCGGGCGCGGTCGGCCGCCGCGCCCCGCTGACGGCCGCGCTCGCCGCCGCGCTCACCGCGAACGCGGCACTGGCCGCCCTGGTCGCCGCCGCGCTGCTGGCGGCGGGTCAGGCCACCGCGGGGGCCGTGGCGTTCGGCCTGGCCCTGGGCGCGACCGGCCTGTGCTTCGCCGCGCTGGCCGCGGTCGCCGCGCAGCTCGCCGGGACCGCGCGGGCCGCGAACGGCCTGGCGGGCGCGGCGATCGGCGCCGCGTTCGTACTGCGCGCGGTCGGCGACTCCGGCGACGGCGCGGCCTGGGTGAGTTGGCTGTCGCCGATCGGCTGGTCCGAGCAGGTGCGGGCGTTCGCCGGGAACCGCTGGTGGGTGCTCGCGCTGCCGCTGGCCGGGGCGGCGCTGCTCATCCTGCTGGCCCGCGCCCTGGTCGAGCGCCGCGACCTGGGCGCCGGACTGCTCCCGCAGCGCCCCGGCCCCGCGACGGCCGCGCCGGGCTTCGCCGGCGCCGCCGCGCTGGCCCGCCGCCTGCAGCGCGGACCGCTGCTCGGCTGGACGCTCGCCTTCGCCGCGGGCGGCGCGGTGTTCGGCGGCGTCGCCAAGGGCGTGGTGGACCTGGTCGGCGACAACCGGCAGATGACCGACCTGATGGCCAGGCTGGGCGGGCAGCAGGGCGTGCTGGACGCCTACCTCTCCACCGTCGCCTCGGTGTTCGGGATGACCGCCGCCGTGTACGCGGTGCAGACGGTGCTGCGGCTGCGCGCCGAGGAGAGCGGCGGTCGGGCCGAACCGGTGCTGGCCGGCGCCGTCTCGCGGCTCGGCTGGGCCGCCGGACACCTGCTGTTCCCGCTGCTGGGCAGCGCCGTGCTGCTGGCCGCCGCCGGGGTGGGCGCCGGACTGGCCGAGGGCGCCGCGCTCGGCGACGGGACCGGCCCCGCGGTGGGCCGGATGCTCGGCGCGACCCTGGTCCAGCTCCCGGCGGTGTGGCTGACCGCCGCGGTGGCACTGGCCGTCTACGGCCTGCTGCCGCGCTGGGCGGCGGCCGGCTGGGCGGGCTTCGCCGTGTTCGTGCTGGTCGCCTGGCTCGGCCCGATCCTGCAGCTCGACCAGTGGGTGCTCGACCTGTCCCCGTTCAGCCACCTGCCGCACCTGCCCGGCGGGCAGGTCGAGGCAGCGCCGCTGGTCAGGCTCACCGCGCTGACCGCGCTCACCGCCGCCGCCGGCCTCGCCGGGCTGCGCCGCCGCGACCTCGGCTGA